AGTATATAAGGTGATACGTGACCCCGTCATCAACTATATGACCCTTCTACTACGATCCCTCCTCACTCTATACCATCATCTAGTGAGAAGCAGCGAGAGCATCGGCTTTTTCTTTGGCGGAGAACATGCGTGGCTGTGACAATGGAGACTGTCAGTAATCGATTCTGCatgtgtgtgtgtggatgagaaagaggaattgggAAACTTACAGGAAGGTTACGTTCCCTACATCGAAAGGAAAATACGTCAATCGTCAGCTTATGTACACAAACAACATGAATGcgaatatatcagctcaccatTTCGTACCGTCAGGGAAGAGAGGTGCTATCATCAAACaagacatgtcagctatttGTCATTGGCCTTTCATAACGAAGGTGAGGAAAAGCTCACGTCGATATGGATCGGGGTGGATCTCCTTTGCTAATCGCTCCTCCGCTTGTTCAAGCACCAAGGCAAGTGCACGGGGGTCGGTGATGTTCCTGTGGATGTACAACATTAAAATTAGTCCAGTTGTTTTGGCCTCCGCAGCAAGTCCCATGCTTGACTCTCAACAACATTCCCATCGTCCTCCGTGTCGATGTTAACCCCATTGCGCCGCACTTGACTCCACCCCAAATCTTGCTACGATCCTTGTACTCCTCCAATGGAGTGGTATCCTTCCACCAACACACCATCCCCATATCTCCACAATCCTCCGCCCCGTCCAAGTatccccctcccatcctcttcatcaccattaTTCCAGCGCATCAACTCTTCtcacccaaacccacctatTTCTCTCAAACTCCGCTCTAATCTCAATAgctctctccctccacaGATCTCTTCGGATATACCAATTCAGCGAGTTGACAAGGTATCGCTTGTATAATGATTTGACGTATAGTCTGTTCCCACGATCGTCATTATAAGTTCATTGAATTGTTGAGCACATCAAGCGATGATTGTCACAAGTTGAAAAGTCGGGGAACGGAGTAgtagagaaggagaaacTACAGATCAGCATAGTCCTCGCAAAAATCATTCGAAGAGTGGGCATACCGGTGTGCTGTCGAGTAAGATGTTGCCGGAGTGCTCattttgatgatggtctATGCTATTTCTTATGCTACTATCCATGCAATGACGATGAGTTAGGATGGTTTTGATAACCTTCAATATGACTGGTTGCATGGGTCGAAGGTGCTTCAAAGGtcaagtgaagaagaacggaAGCAACTGCACGTTTTTGTGCCCACAAAGGTTAGGCAGGCGCAATCCTGGTGGTGACTATGTCGCATGCCTAATTTGGCTTCTCCGAGGATTTGAGACACTTAACCCAGAGTGAGTGAGCCACAAGGTAAAGCGAGCTAATCGTGCACAGAGACGGCGTGGGGGCTGTACAAATGCAAACCCATACTGCAGTGATATACAGATTTGACATAAAGTCGGATTGAGAGTATGAAGTTGTACTTGAATGAATTGTGGAAGTACAGCCAGAAACATTCACGATCTCCAAAGGACCACTCTCACAGCCAATCATTATCGTATGGCTTGTGTCTGTCCCAGTTGAAGACGTCACATCATTGTTCTTCAAGGGATTCACTTGTATAgtctcctctccctttcccaaAGCACATCAAAcatatccttgatcttcctctacctcaAAACCCCGTTGAGCGTTTGGCGCAATGTCACGTGACAACAAGACTGATTGGCAGATATCGCCGCGGCAATATTGGAGATCACCCGCGTTTGACTTGTGTTTTGCATGTTTTGATCGCCCTGTTCACCTAAACATGAAAAGTGGAGGTAGTCCTCAACCTTATCCCGGATCACAGCCaaagaaaggtatataaaccccctctcacctcgaattacatttccttctttcctcatccactcacaCACTCATCAATACAATCCAATCAAACAGTCTCTTGACGCCAACACAACCAACACACCAAATCAAATAATCACAATGGCCCGAACCAAGCAAACCGCTCGAAAGTCCACTGGTGGTAAAGCCCCAAGAAAGCAACGTGAGTTTGTATTTTCCCGCTCTCAACATCGTTCGCCACCCGTTCTGACATTGTTCGTTTGATGGTTGTCAGTTGCCACCAAGGCTGCTAGAAAGTCCACCTCCAAGACTCAAGGTGCCGGTACCTCCGGTGGTGTCAAGAAGCCCCACAGATACAGACCTGGTACTGTCGCTCTCCGAGAAATTAGACGATACCGTGAGTTAGCTCCCCCGCGATCTCCATCGTCGTTCTGGTGAGACAGCAGCTGACCTTTTTTTCTTAGAAAAATCCACTGAGCTCCTCATCCGAAAACTTCCTTTCCAACGATTAGTCAGGGAAATCGCTCAAGACTTCAAGACCGACTTGCGATTCCAATCTTCCGCTGTGCTCGCTCTTCAAGAAGCCTCTGAAGCCTACCTTGTCTCTCTCGTAAGTCTACTATCAGCTTTGCCCCCCTCAGTCGAGTTCAGTAGCTGACCTGACATTGATTACATAGTTCGAAGACACCAACCTCGCTGCCATCCACGCTAAGAGAGTTACCATCCAACCCAAGGATCTTCAACTCGCCCGAAGACTCCGAGGTGAACGATCTTAagctctccctctctcaatGAGAGCAGGAGAATAGGCCGGTCTTGGGGGAattcatcatttcatctcaCACGCGTGAtacatcaatctcatcaatcttgatcatcatttCGTGATTACTTATTTCACAACCATCTTCGTTTCGCTCATTTACTTTTACTTATATCGGGTTGAGTTTACTCCCCACATTCATGTATTCATGCATGTTCTAtattatcatcatctacttTGCCTCGGTGCAATCTTGATTATACGCAGCAAGTGGCAATTTGATTTGGATTCACCTTTTCGCGCACCCTGATTTCGGAACTACCTTGCACACACGACAAGGCATCCTGTATGCTCGAAAGATCTCATGATTGCCCATGCACAAATACACAGGCCTCATGTATGCATGTATTTAGGCCGTATGACGCTTGCTAccttgatgatctgattgaaAACGTTGTATAATCACACCACCAAAGTGCCACGTTATACACCTGATCTTAACCCTGAAAATACGGAGAGAGTGAACCAACTTCACGTGTAAATccaccctcccatctccTGACATCTCTACTCCTGACAACTTTCCAGCACATACcactccctccctcccttctcataTCCCAAAGCTTTATTCATCTACTCTCAGTTCACCTTCCTGCCGTATATCCTATATCCTTGCACATCCTCGTCACCTACATCAAAATGCCCcctcccacttcctctctcaaGCCCTCCGCGGCCAAGACCAACGGTTCCACCGCTCCTGCTGCTGGTGAAGCTAAACCAGCCGGCGGTAACGGTAAATCCACGGCTGGTCAATTGGCTAAACCTGATCAAAGCAAGTACAATGCAGAGCAGGAGGAGCTGAACAAGCAGATCGCAGAGGTCAAAGTGAAGCTTGTAGGTGCAACTATCTCCGTCACCAGTGAAATGCAACGCGGAGATGCTGACTGAATATCTCTCAACTTTCATTTGCTCTAACCAACTATAAATGACAATCTTCTCATGGGATATACTATTTGCTCATCACCAACTGCTTGCCCACCCACCCGCAGGACGCCATCCGCTCCCGAATCTCCCTCACCCAAGCTCCTCAAGGCGGTGACCGTCGATcagagatcaaagctgagatGGACTCTTTGCGAGGGGACCAAGCGAAATTCAAGGGGGATAGGAACAGGTTGTTcgacgagatgaagaagtatCAGGAGGCGTtggccaagaagatcaaggatgttCAGGGGCAGAAGGGGAAGGTTAGTTATAGGACTACTggggagattgatgagaggaTTAGGTGAGTCTGATTCTCTATTTCATGGTGCTGTCTTCGAAGGTACGCTGGGTCTTGTTTCTCTCTGCGTTTTATTAGAGATAAGTTGGCGAGGCGAAAAATTGTAGATTTGATTACACTTACTTTTCCTATCTGTTGTCATCTTGTCATCATTTTCTTAGCTTGTATTCATCTTGTCACTGCTCGAGAAatcccttccatctcattctggAATGTGATTGGGATTTTTGACCTCCTTGTTTCGGTGTTTCTTATCTCAATGTGTTACTACTTTTGCATAACAACCGTACCATAATTTCAACGCTAACCACCCTCCCCCACAGCTCTCTCGAAAAACAAATCGAATCCGGCTCCCTCAAACTAATCGACGAGAAAAAATCCCTCGCCGAAATAACCTCCCTGAGACGATCTCGTAAAGTCCTCGAATCCACCGGATCAGTCGACGATGCCATCGCAGCTGATAAAACCAAGATTGACGAGCTGAAGAAACAACTGGACGACCCAGAAGCTAAGAAGGTCAATGAAAGATTCGATGCgctcaagaaggagatggatgggttgagggCCGAGGGCGATAAGGCTtatgaggagagggggaggctgtttgatgagaggaatAAGTTGAGTAaggagatggtgagttggtttgcCTTGGTGGTGTATCCGGAATCCGAAGTGGGGCGGGAGGGGGTTGTCGGGATGGTGTTGGGATTGACATGGAGGGTGTGGATGTGCGGATGGGTTAGCATGTAACGGCTAGATAATGAGGAGAGCCGCGAGGAGATTAGACGGGCTCTACATATTGCATCTTCCAAGCTCCGATGTCTTGTCTTCCCTCTTGGTGTTCCTATCAATGGAGGTAGCATGCTAACCTTTGGCACCCTCCAGGACGAGCTGTACGAAAAGAAGAGACAATCCGCTCAAGGTCACCGAGAAGCCAACGACAAGTGAGTTGACGATCAAGCATATGCACATTGATCTTACTGATCTCTACTCCTCACACAAGGTACTACGCCAAAGTGCAGGCCGACCGACAAGCCCGACAAGAACGTTTCAAAGCTGAAAAAGCCAAGGAAGACGCCGCCCGACGAAACGAGGAGATCACCCGACTAAGGGAAGAAGCCAAAGCTCCAGCCTTCACCTCCGAGATCGACGACTGTGGAGTTTTGATCGGATGGTTTAAAGGGAAATACGGTTCTGGCGAGGTGCCCTCCACTCATGCAGGGGACAAGGTGAATGAAGAGAAGGTATTGGAAGGTGTCAAAGCCCTTGAGATTAGGAAGGTAGATTCCGAAGATGCTTTCAAGGGAATGAcgttgaagaagaaagatgcAGATGAGGAACTTGGCGGGTTCttcggaggaggtgggaaatCCAAAAAAGGCAAGAAAGGAGGAAACAATAAAAAGTCGGGAGCTGCTACGCCTGCTTCGGAGGGGACTTCTACCCCTTCCGCCGGGGCTGGCGCGGTCAACCTCCCTATGAGTTTACTCAGTGCGTTGTTGAGTCTTGGCATCCCCCCTCCATCGGGCAAGGAGGATGTGCAAAGGACTGTGGAGGATTTGGAAACTAAGAAGGCGTGGTTTGAAGCTAATTCTGCTGCTAAGACTAAGGTGGGTACAATATCTTGCAACTTGAAACACCCTGTCGAACGATCACAGGTGTCCCTTTTTTGCCTCATTGGGCTTTGCACTTCGTCGTATATGTGCAGACAAttggatcaagctgacgGTCTCATTTACATCTTGTACAGGCTGAGATCGAAAGAGTAGAGAAATTAGTAGCCAAATTACAAAAGAAGAATGCCGGTATCCTCGATaacgatgacgaggaggaagagaaagctACCACTTCGGGAGATGAAGTACCAGTTGAGAAAGGTGGTGCTAAAGAGCCTTTACACAGTGGGTATTACTCTTTATACAATCAGCTTCTGAAGTGTTGTCGATGTAATGAGcacatcaagctgataagtTGGTGTACGTCTAGCCGTCGCTGTTGCTGGTGAAGCTACTGGCACGGAGATtgtagaggatgaaggtgaacaggtgagttgttgtttCTGCATATCGAGCTCGCACCCTTGTTGGCTATGATTGGTCTGTCGTGTTGCATTACGTAGGATGTTCGAATGAAATGGCGACTGATTTACATTCGTTTGCCGCTCTCAGCTTCCCACAAGAGAAGACGATGCTTCCCCTGAAGTGAAAAAGGTAGATTCGGCATTGGAAGAGCTCAAAGAGGCCGAAGCATTGGAAGAGGCCTAGTTGGATCTCATTAAAAAAATTGTGCTTTCTTACGCAAGACGAAACGGATTGCTGCTGGAGATGGGTTCATTGGTGTTATGCGTGTTGCTACTTTGAGGATGGATGCATGGCCTTGAATGAAGTGTTGCATGAGAGAGAGAGCTATGTATAGCATAAGAATGTTACAGTATTATCAAATCCATTTTGACATGGTATGGATGGATACCCTCCCTGAGCTGCCGAAGTGAGCCATCAGATCTCGGTATAACATCTCCATAAACCAAGTATGGTAGATCGGATTtatcttttcttcctctcctctccatgTCCACGGGCCGGAGTTGTGTCAAGGCAGAGAGAGGAGTTAAAGCGAATTAATTCGCATGTCCCCTCACCTCTCACGCCATATACCGTTATCGCTCTCCGTCAGGGTAAATCATACGAGGAAAAGTAGAAAAGTCAGTCCCGGCTGTTATCTTTTTGTTGCGTACAAGTATCGGACTGATTGACCGATGGACGATGGTGCGATGGGGGTCACTCGTATCTTGGCGTGAGGTGAAGTGGATGgtatatcactcactcttgatTGTCTAATATCCTATATCCAAATTATACCATCATATCGTACCCTTCTTGTATGCTTTTCGGCAGATCGGCAGATAAAAAACCACATATACAGATTAGGAAGACGAGACACGACCTATTTCTTCGTCATACCTTGTACCTCATAGTACATTATTCTTAGGCTGTTCTCCATTCACGTCCGGGTCGACGTAGACATCGTTCATGACGAGTAGTGCTTGATTCTTTCGATAACGAGCCGTATATAGATATATGTACTAGATATAGATTGAAAGGATCATATCACCTCCTCgccatcaacccatcttctcaacatACCAACCTGATCAGAACTATTGTAGGAACGAACGAACGAACGCAAAGATAGAGATCACCAGGATGTCCATCCAAAAGCCATGCAAGTGAGTCCTAAATTCGTTCACCTACTCCCGCTCCTACCATCTCGTGCCCCTCTGCTCTTTACACTCTCTCACACGCTCATACGCAATACGTCGTCTCATCATGCTAATTCCATTGGTACACAGTTTCACCCGcacccccctccccctgccgtacgacctcctccatctcctcctaCAAGACCTCCTCTCCAGCTCGTCCTTTCACACCCTCGCGACTCTCGCTAGGCTCTCTAAGGAGTACTATTCCCATATCATACCGCTGATATACAGACACGTACACATAACCTCCGACGAGCAACTACAATCGTTCCTTACTATCCCGCTAacaaggagggaagagagcGATAAAAAGAAACGGAAGATCGTTGATACGGTACTGGGGAAGAACCGATCTAGGTCGAACTCCTTGGAAGATACCTCCGGAGGGAATAGGAAGATCCAGAATCTCTCTTTAGTCCAATCCCTCACATTAGACGTATACCCCTCAAGAACAAGCTTCAAACTCTCCTCCaaactccctcaacccctccaaacACCCCTACTCACATTTACCCCCCACGCATTGGAGAATCTCCAAGAGAAGTTGAGTAGATCTGGCGCACCTAGGATATTAGTCTCGTTCTGGGCCAAGCATCTTCCAGGACTTGTAATGCCCCGTAAGATCATAGTAGATTATTCGACCCTCGATCTCAgtgaggacgaagagggtaGATTGGGGGATACGATGAGTGGGATGAGCATCTCGCTGCAATCTTGGTCTGAGAGCTGTACTCTACAGGAGGTCGAgttgagaggggagagatggtTGGGGATTTTACCTGGACCTGGAGTTGGTGTGAGGATGATACATACGTCTACTGACCTTGTCGATGGTGATAGTAATACCAtagaagatggagaaggagaagtggaagattTGGTAACGGTCAATGAAACGCTACTCAACCCTTCCAACGAGCCTAGTCCAACGACATTGGCACTTATCGAATCGCGTAACAAACTAGTCTCTCAGAGGGTCCAATCGCTTATCCTGGGACTGCGAACCTCTCAAGCATTATCCGAAACCTACCATTCCCCAGCCCCGTTAGACTGGAGTATGCAAGGTATATTACCTCGTCCgattggggttgaggagatggacgacGAAGAGAGATATGTGGAGAatcagagggagaagaggaaggttgTGGATGATATACTCAATGGGCTTGATGAGGTTTGTCCGAAGATTACTCAAAGGTACGGCAGGAtaggtgaggatgggaggagggaattgGGGTGTTTGACTTGGGTTGAGTAAACGAAGAGAGAAATAGATGTTGGAACTGGTTGCGTTAGCAAAAGGGGGGTTGGAGATGATAGATAGACTTAAATTTTATTTTTATTTTTGTTTGCAAACGATTTTGTAAAACTGTTGAAAACAAAAACTATCAACTTGTAGATATGAACCTCGAGAAACTTTGGATGTCTCCTTTTTGCTCTCGAAAGAATAGAATTATAGAAATACATAGATGAGTATCAAAACCATGCAAATGCCTAGCAACATTGCAACATTATCCAAGAGCTAAAATCCGTACCACTCGGCCATTCACATTTTGTAAGGCAGTATAGCACCCGCCTAACCCGACCGGAGGTGTAAACTCTCTATGAACCCTTGTAAATCCTCTTGAGCCACTTCCACCACACTCGTATCGAACATATCGTGCTTGGTACCCGAACCTGACTCTTCAGCTGCGTGTTGGAAGGCTAAACCGAATTTGCTATttggatcaaggtggatcAGCTTTGCCTGTTCTTACCTGCGCTCGGGCGAGAGAACGATGAGGTGAAAACGATGACAATAGCCTAGGATGCTACATCGAGATCCGTCTTTCAGACTTTCACTCGATGCCCGATACCCAAGAGCGAACAGGATGAAACGATCCTCTTCCCGAGCCGCATAACGGCCCTCCTCGATCTGTTCACTTAAAAAGAATGTacaactcacttcttcctgACATCCCCAAACTCCGGCGCCCCCGTAACACCCACAACCATATACGatcccctctcctcattcAGACAAGCCACTACGAACGGCAAAGCCTTAACCTTCCCATTATTTGTCTTCGCCTGTCTCTCCGCCCACCTATCTCGCGTGGCATCCACCAACCAGATGGCCAGACGTGATAGCGTCGAGGGGTGGGAGAACAGCCTGAGATCGGGTCCTTCTTTCAGGATTGCTAGTCTGAAGGTACGGAGGGAACGGATGATGGTTTTGTCTAGGAGGGCTGATCCTGCGCGGATGATTGATCGGTGGAGGGTCAttgagagggggagggaacGACGAATTAGGGCGATACTGTGATTGAAAGGGGTTAGTAAACTTATTTCCAGTATAAGACTGATGTCGAGTCGGTTGAATATGAGTTCAGAAGCAGAGAACTGGAGCTGAGCCATCCAGATTGTATACAATTACGACAAAGGTTCAGGAAACACTAGAAGAActcccactcactcatcacagGCATCATAGGCAATCCAGAAATTCGTAGTCCCCCAAttatccctcctcttcttcctctcctctccactgccctccccatccccctcattcccattaTTATCCTCATTCGGATCCTGattctccttcccatcagCCTTTGAAGCCTCCGACTCCCTCGTATTGACATTCCATCTCGTCGTTCCTCCAAACCACTCTCCaccacccttcccaccttctcGATCCACTTCCAACCTCACTCCTACTGCTATGTCCAATAACGACGATATCACCTCCACAGCATCAGCAGCGGACAGAGATGTAAGTTGAAATCCGAATGATCTCGTGAAGCTGGGATAGGAAAGTTCGATGAGACCATACTCTGGTGCGATTGATTCGAGCTGTTCGGGCAGTTTGCGTTTCAGGTCCATATCCATGTGAGACCATGATTGTTGGCATTGCTGGAGGGAGAAACTATGATATCGGACGATAACAGCTAATCAGTCCACAAGCGACAATGTCTGCTAGCTGAGTAAAGTAGGGGAAGGACTTACCCCATCTTAGCCAACAACCCCTGTaacttcttccttcccttctccttccataTCCCTAATCGTCCAGCAACATATCCAGAATGCAACATCGATTCATATAGATTCCAATGCCTGTACAGCATAAATCGTAGCTCCGCCGATTTCACTATACTCCTATCATCCGGATTAGGTATTTTGACACCACCCGCACTCGCCGGATCATGGTTGAGTCGCACAACC
The sequence above is a segment of the Kwoniella bestiolae CBS 10118 chromosome 8, complete sequence genome. Coding sequences within it:
- a CDS encoding histone H3, giving the protein MARTKQTARKSTGGKAPRKQLATKAARKSTSKTQGAGTSGGVKKPHRYRPGTVALREIRRYQKSTELLIRKLPFQRLVREIAQDFKTDLRFQSSAVLALQEASEAYLVSLFEDTNLAAIHAKRVTIQPKDLQLARRLRGERS